From Triticum aestivum cultivar Chinese Spring chromosome 4A, IWGSC CS RefSeq v2.1, whole genome shotgun sequence, a single genomic window includes:
- the LOC123086022 gene encoding GRF1-interacting factor 2 isoform X1, with translation MQQAMSLPPGAVGAVSSPAGITTEQIQKYLDENKQLILAILENQNLGKLAECAQYQAQLQKNLLYLAAIADAQPPQNPTSHPQMVQPGSMQGAGHYMSQVPMFPPRTPLTPQQMQEQQHQQLQQQQAQALSFPAQVVMRPGTVNGMQQPMQAAGDLQPAAAPGGSKQDAAVAGASSEPSGTKSHKNAGAEEVGADVAEQS, from the exons ATGCAGCAGGCGATGTCCTTGCCCCCGGGAGCGGTCGGCGCGGTGTCCTCGCCGGCCGGCATCACCACCGAGCAGATCCAAAAG TATTTGGATGAAAATAAGCAACTTATTTTGGCCATCCTTGAAAATCAGAACCTAGGAAAGTTGGCTGAATGTGCTCA GTATCAAGCTCAACTCCAAAAGAATCTCTTGTATCTAGCTGCTATCGCGGATGCCCAACCACCACAGAACCCTACAAGTCACCCTCAG ATGGTGCAGCCTGGTAGTATGCAAGGTGCAGGGCATTACATGTCACAAGTACCAATGTTCCCTCCAAGAACGCCTTTAACCCCACAGCAGATGCAagagcagcagcaccagcagcTTCAGCAGCAGCAAGCCCAGGCCCTTTCTTTCCCCGCCCAGGTGGTCATGAGACCAGGCACCGTCAACGGCATGCAGCAGCCTATGCAAGCAGCCGGCGACCTCCAGCCAGCAGCAGCACCTGGAGGGAGCAAGCAGGACGCCGCAGTGGCTGGGGCCAGCTCGGAACCATCTGGCACCAAGAGCCACAAGAACGCGGGAGCAGAGGAGGTGGGCGCTGATGTAGCAGAACAATCCTAA
- the LOC123086022 gene encoding uncharacterized protein isoform X2, translating to MQQAMSLPPGAVGAVSSPAGITTEQIQKVSSSTPKESLVSSCYRGCPTTTEPYKSPSGLSVYSVIHFAKRWSVVLSYLFCKQMVQPGSMQGAGHYMSQVPMFPPRTPLTPQQMQEQQHQQLQQQQAQALSFPAQVVMRPGTVNGMQQPMQAAGDLQPAAAPGGSKQDAAVAGASSEPSGTKSHKNAGAEEVGADVAEQS from the exons ATGCAGCAGGCGATGTCCTTGCCCCCGGGAGCGGTCGGCGCGGTGTCCTCGCCGGCCGGCATCACCACCGAGCAGATCCAAAAG GTATCAAGCTCAACTCCAAAAGAATCTCTTGTATCTAGCTGCTATCGCGGATGCCCAACCACCACAGAACCCTACAAGTCACCCTCAGGTTTATCTGTGTACTCAGTTATCCATTTTGCGAAAAGATGGTCTGTGGTGCTCAGTTATTTATTTTGCAAACAGATGGTGCAGCCTGGTAGTATGCAAGGTGCAGGGCATTACATGTCACAAGTACCAATGTTCCCTCCAAGAACGCCTTTAACCCCACAGCAGATGCAagagcagcagcaccagcagcTTCAGCAGCAGCAAGCCCAGGCCCTTTCTTTCCCCGCCCAGGTGGTCATGAGACCAGGCACCGTCAACGGCATGCAGCAGCCTATGCAAGCAGCCGGCGACCTCCAGCCAGCAGCAGCACCTGGAGGGAGCAAGCAGGACGCCGCAGTGGCTGGGGCCAGCTCGGAACCATCTGGCACCAAGAGCCACAAGAACGCGGGAGCAGAGGAGGTGGGCGCTGATGTAGCAGAACAATCCTAA